Proteins encoded by one window of Candidatus Sumerlaea chitinivorans:
- a CDS encoding N-acetyl-gamma-glutamyl-phosphate reductase, translating into MAKSKKIAVGIIGGAGLGAGRLIDILSRHPAVHLRTIVSESSPGAPVWTSHSHLRDLPHKFEGFDLKALKKCDVVFSCKRPGETFPFIAELLDSSVRFIDLSADYRLKNPDDYPQWYGISHPFPKLLKQAVYGLPEWYREKIRTARIVANPGCYTTTAILACAPILAAGFGRKSPVVIDAISGVSGAGRAAKAENLFIAVAENVRTYRVGSHQHTPEIEQELSALASRRIRGKKAGSPASASESVRVLFVPHVGPYKVGIMANCYLKVTEDEVLPTDEELYEILLSAYKDEPFVRVYPPNSLPQIEAVWGTNYCDIGAKVDPRTRTIVVISVTDNLVKGAAGQAVQNMNIMFGVSETTALVGRL; encoded by the coding sequence ATGGCAAAAAGCAAAAAGATTGCAGTGGGAATTATCGGTGGGGCAGGGCTCGGAGCAGGTAGACTCATCGATATCCTTTCGCGTCATCCTGCTGTGCATCTGCGAACCATTGTGAGCGAATCCAGTCCAGGAGCACCCGTCTGGACATCCCATTCGCACCTGCGCGACTTGCCACACAAGTTTGAAGGTTTTGACCTAAAAGCTCTGAAGAAATGCGATGTGGTCTTCTCGTGCAAGCGACCGGGAGAGACCTTCCCTTTCATTGCCGAATTACTCGATAGCTCCGTTCGCTTTATTGATCTAAGCGCAGATTACAGACTCAAGAACCCTGACGATTATCCCCAGTGGTATGGAATCTCGCATCCGTTTCCGAAATTACTGAAGCAGGCCGTTTACGGCTTGCCGGAGTGGTATCGTGAAAAGATCCGGACCGCACGTATCGTAGCTAATCCCGGTTGCTACACAACGACCGCGATTCTTGCGTGCGCCCCCATTCTTGCTGCGGGGTTCGGACGCAAAAGTCCCGTGGTCATTGATGCGATCTCTGGGGTTTCTGGGGCCGGGAGAGCTGCGAAAGCCGAGAATCTGTTTATTGCCGTGGCCGAGAATGTTCGTACCTATCGCGTGGGGTCGCATCAGCATACTCCGGAAATTGAGCAAGAGTTGAGCGCGCTTGCTTCCCGTAGGATTCGAGGCAAGAAAGCTGGTTCCCCAGCCTCTGCAAGCGAGTCCGTGCGAGTGCTTTTCGTGCCTCACGTTGGACCGTACAAGGTTGGAATCATGGCAAACTGCTATTTAAAGGTCACTGAAGACGAAGTTTTGCCAACCGACGAAGAGCTTTACGAGATTCTGCTATCTGCCTACAAGGACGAACCCTTTGTGCGGGTGTATCCCCCTAATTCCCTCCCGCAAATAGAAGCCGTGTGGGGAACGAACTACTGTGACATTGGTGCGAAGGTGGATCCACGCACACGCACGATCGTTGTTATTTCTGTGACAGACAACCTTGTGAAGGGGGCCGCGGGCCAAGCAGTCCAAAACATGAATATCATGTTTGGAGTTAGCGAGACGACTGCGTTGGTGGGAAGGCTATGA
- a CDS encoding Chaperone protein DnaJ, translating to MKENYYKVLGVPENATQEEIKKAYRKLALKYHPDRNRGNKEAEEKFKEITEAYEVLSDPQKRAQYDAMRRGAFSGAFGGARSGAGTGPFEFTTGGAQFSFSDLGGFADIFEHLFRNQQRSRASASPFSSFGFEDEEMEGGNDVEAELTVPFETAVRGGKQTITINKSEVCPNCHGNGAQPGSRVGTCAQCGGRGTISISQGTFGVTRLCPGCGGRGTVITSPCVVCRGTGFAVRPKTITLKVPAGVQDGQTIRLRGEGQPGVNGGPPGDLLLRVHVQPHPVFRREGDNIVVEREIDLATAVLGGEITVPTLDGDVKLKIPAGTQSGTIFRLRGKGVHRRGGPQGDQHVVVKVQTPKNLTPKQREAFRAFAREMGWKV from the coding sequence ATGAAAGAAAATTACTACAAAGTTTTGGGAGTTCCGGAGAACGCAACCCAAGAAGAAATCAAGAAGGCGTATCGGAAGCTTGCGCTCAAGTACCACCCAGATCGTAACCGGGGCAACAAGGAAGCCGAGGAGAAATTTAAGGAGATCACGGAAGCGTATGAGGTACTGAGCGATCCGCAAAAACGTGCGCAATACGACGCAATGCGACGGGGTGCGTTTAGTGGCGCCTTTGGAGGGGCACGTTCTGGAGCGGGGACAGGCCCATTTGAATTCACGACCGGTGGAGCCCAATTCTCGTTTTCGGATCTTGGTGGGTTTGCGGATATTTTCGAGCACCTGTTCCGAAACCAGCAGCGCTCGCGCGCGAGTGCCTCACCTTTTTCCTCTTTCGGTTTTGAAGACGAGGAGATGGAAGGGGGCAATGATGTTGAAGCTGAACTGACGGTCCCCTTCGAGACGGCGGTGCGGGGTGGTAAACAAACGATCACGATCAACAAAAGCGAAGTGTGCCCGAACTGCCACGGCAACGGTGCTCAACCGGGTTCACGTGTTGGGACGTGTGCGCAGTGTGGGGGGAGAGGAACGATCAGTATCTCACAGGGCACCTTTGGCGTGACACGGCTTTGCCCCGGCTGTGGCGGACGAGGCACGGTGATCACAAGCCCATGTGTCGTTTGTCGGGGAACTGGTTTTGCTGTTCGCCCAAAGACAATCACTTTAAAGGTGCCGGCAGGTGTGCAAGACGGCCAAACGATTCGTTTGCGCGGTGAAGGCCAACCCGGCGTCAATGGGGGCCCGCCCGGCGATTTACTCCTACGAGTTCACGTGCAACCGCATCCGGTCTTTCGCCGCGAGGGGGACAATATTGTCGTGGAGCGAGAAATCGATTTGGCCACGGCTGTGCTTGGTGGCGAAATCACAGTACCGACACTTGATGGCGACGTGAAGTTGAAAATCCCCGCGGGCACGCAAAGCGGCACCATCTTTCGCCTGCGAGGGAAAGGCGTCCATCGGCGAGGTGGACCGCAGGGCGATCAGCATGTCGTGGTAAAGGTGCAGACTCCTAAGAACTTGACGCCGAAGCAACGGGAGGCTTTCCGCGCATTCGCTCGTGAAATGGGCTGGAAAGTTTAG
- a CDS encoding major facilitator superfamily transporter: MIRKLAEILALRRNVVVLLAMLVLVMMGERMFERYLPKYLEELGASASQIGILGFLQNGLGAIYALFGGFVTDRFGHKRSLFLFALLNLLGYALLLVPHWGVVLAATFFYMGWSQLSLPATFSLVAEQLPQHKRVMGLAVQAVVRRIPMAVGPVLGGAILTYYGTVQGMPYVVGLAALLTLVAVWMNLRLSTAERSSAQYERLDLRGLWKTFRPQLKRLLISDILIRFCEQIPYTFVSLWVLDVVARSNFELGLLTAVEMTTAASLYIPVALWVDAKVRKAAVSDRESTVLQTERKPFVLATFVFFTAFPALLYFSRSLWWLVLAFVVRGLKEFGEPSRKALIADLAAPGVKARTVGLYYFIRDLTVSLAALMGGALWGVSPGLNLWVAFAFGVAGTLFYALTTPDSAEK; the protein is encoded by the coding sequence ATGATTCGAAAATTGGCCGAAATCCTTGCCCTTCGGCGTAACGTTGTTGTCCTCTTGGCGATGCTCGTTCTCGTCATGATGGGGGAGAGAATGTTCGAACGTTATCTCCCCAAATACCTTGAAGAGTTGGGAGCTTCAGCATCCCAAATCGGAATCCTCGGCTTCCTCCAAAATGGTTTGGGTGCCATTTACGCACTTTTTGGAGGATTTGTAACCGATCGTTTTGGCCACAAGCGCTCCCTCTTCCTCTTCGCGCTTTTGAATCTGCTCGGATATGCTCTCCTCCTTGTTCCGCACTGGGGAGTCGTGCTTGCAGCCACATTCTTCTACATGGGTTGGTCCCAGCTTTCTTTGCCGGCAACATTTTCACTCGTTGCCGAGCAACTCCCTCAGCATAAGCGGGTCATGGGGCTCGCCGTACAAGCCGTGGTCCGTCGGATTCCCATGGCCGTGGGACCCGTACTCGGAGGTGCCATCCTCACCTACTATGGAACAGTTCAGGGCATGCCCTACGTCGTCGGACTCGCCGCCCTTCTAACGCTCGTTGCGGTGTGGATGAATTTGCGGCTGTCGACTGCCGAGCGCTCCTCTGCACAATATGAACGACTTGATCTCCGGGGGCTCTGGAAGACGTTTCGTCCGCAGCTGAAACGCCTTCTGATCTCGGACATTCTCATTCGCTTTTGCGAACAGATCCCTTACACCTTCGTCAGTCTTTGGGTCCTCGATGTGGTGGCCCGTAGCAATTTTGAACTGGGTCTTCTTACCGCCGTGGAAATGACGACCGCAGCCAGCCTCTATATTCCCGTGGCGCTCTGGGTGGATGCGAAGGTGCGGAAAGCCGCGGTATCAGATCGCGAATCAACTGTCCTACAAACCGAGCGAAAGCCGTTTGTTCTCGCCACATTCGTCTTCTTCACGGCGTTTCCGGCGTTACTCTACTTTTCTCGCTCGTTGTGGTGGCTGGTCCTTGCGTTTGTTGTCCGAGGGTTGAAAGAGTTTGGCGAGCCATCGCGCAAGGCATTGATTGCCGATCTTGCGGCTCCCGGAGTGAAAGCGCGCACGGTGGGGCTCTATTATTTCATTCGCGACCTCACGGTCTCGCTTGCAGCATTGATGGGAGGCGCGCTATGGGGGGTGTCGCCGGGCTTGAATCTCTGGGTAGCTTTCGCTTTCGGCGTCGCGGGAACCCTCTTCTACGCCCTCACCACACCTGATTCTGCCGAAAAGTGA
- a CDS encoding stage IV sporulation protein B: protein MRLDAAIESVDLIRVVGIDFETERLGDLAMRWFDKQSRAVRLWTWFTLVVLGTLSAHATATTSLTSETVQHLKLQDHGGAWVRTTGLSTGPEKFDRDRETSVPSLFDPAKMMRVSDLRPGMKGYGLTVFSGIRPERFEVEIVGVHHRRFPGDDMILCQLAHPMLRDIGVVAGMSGSPVFVDDKLIGAVAYGWTFAKEPLAGVTPIETMLRVMEVTQPNLRDPEEDAPGSMESFRVYREMRETVSVKPLPKGVAPDGMRRVVRRDELLGEPQKELPETFTLEPLSLPIFTNCRSPLSLRIAETLLGSNSVFPMVAGATSGNDPAMQAENAPGGPVTDLKKLSEELSGGYGLAVPLLEGDLCLAGIGTVTYRQGNRLIAFGHPMFEFGIVSYPMAPARVQTLVRNIARPFKLGEALGQVGAIRQDRTPAVGGVFGEFARMFPIEITVTDPEYRGTRHFSCRVWENRDYGPRLAMMAITESMAATGRSGGQAAVLYEYTFAFDDGTSITKENYLADEYGGGTAGVIVGSELGMLMTNPFKKVRPQKVDFRATVLGRFPEAELRTAHTDKSVYRPGETVQVTLELLPYRKSKIVQKAQLTLPQHLPDGDYQLVITDAAGREELELERNPALGQISDYDALVRYLRRNFPRNRVYVVCLDRDTGSSVRGQELARLPSSIITTLEQSTESQNYAPIAGNVVVDVDAVTDFEIQGRLTLPITISRKGRD, encoded by the coding sequence TTGCGTTTGGATGCCGCAATCGAGAGTGTAGATCTAATTCGTGTCGTTGGGATCGATTTTGAAACGGAAAGGTTAGGCGACCTTGCAATGCGTTGGTTCGACAAACAATCTCGAGCAGTGCGGCTCTGGACATGGTTCACCCTCGTCGTACTTGGGACTCTGTCAGCGCATGCGACAGCAACAACTTCACTCACCAGCGAGACTGTCCAACACTTGAAGTTGCAAGACCATGGCGGAGCTTGGGTACGCACGACCGGGCTGAGTACCGGGCCGGAAAAGTTCGATCGCGACAGGGAAACCTCCGTTCCCTCGCTTTTCGATCCCGCAAAGATGATGCGAGTTTCTGATTTACGCCCGGGGATGAAAGGCTACGGCCTCACCGTGTTTAGTGGTATTCGGCCGGAGCGATTCGAGGTCGAGATCGTAGGTGTTCATCATCGCCGTTTTCCGGGCGACGACATGATTCTTTGTCAGCTTGCCCATCCGATGCTGCGCGACATCGGGGTTGTTGCAGGGATGAGCGGCAGCCCTGTCTTTGTGGACGACAAATTGATTGGCGCGGTTGCCTACGGCTGGACCTTTGCGAAAGAGCCGCTCGCAGGAGTCACCCCCATCGAAACGATGCTCCGCGTCATGGAAGTGACCCAACCTAATTTGCGCGACCCTGAAGAAGATGCGCCGGGCAGCATGGAGTCGTTTCGGGTCTATCGGGAAATGCGCGAGACGGTTTCGGTGAAGCCCTTGCCGAAAGGGGTTGCGCCCGACGGGATGCGCCGAGTCGTTCGACGTGACGAACTTCTCGGTGAGCCGCAGAAAGAACTCCCTGAAACGTTCACATTGGAACCACTTTCGCTCCCGATATTCACAAATTGCCGATCCCCTCTTTCCTTACGAATAGCAGAAACTTTGCTTGGCTCAAATTCCGTTTTCCCCATGGTCGCCGGTGCGACGAGTGGCAACGACCCTGCCATGCAGGCGGAGAATGCCCCCGGCGGTCCAGTGACCGATTTGAAAAAACTATCTGAGGAACTTTCCGGTGGCTACGGGCTGGCCGTGCCATTGCTGGAGGGGGACCTTTGTCTCGCCGGAATTGGCACCGTGACCTACCGGCAGGGCAATCGTCTCATCGCGTTCGGTCACCCCATGTTTGAGTTTGGTATAGTTTCCTACCCGATGGCCCCAGCGCGTGTCCAAACGCTGGTCCGAAACATTGCCCGCCCCTTTAAGCTTGGTGAGGCCTTAGGCCAAGTTGGAGCAATTCGCCAAGATCGCACACCGGCTGTTGGTGGTGTCTTTGGCGAATTTGCGCGAATGTTTCCGATCGAGATTACCGTGACCGATCCTGAATATCGCGGCACACGCCATTTTTCTTGCCGCGTTTGGGAGAATCGCGATTACGGGCCAAGGCTCGCCATGATGGCCATCACAGAGTCAATGGCAGCCACGGGGCGTTCAGGGGGCCAGGCTGCGGTGCTGTACGAATACACGTTTGCGTTCGACGATGGCACCAGTATTACGAAGGAGAATTATTTGGCAGATGAGTACGGCGGTGGGACTGCTGGGGTGATTGTCGGGAGCGAGCTTGGGATGCTGATGACCAATCCGTTCAAAAAAGTGCGCCCTCAAAAGGTAGATTTTCGTGCTACGGTTCTTGGCCGTTTCCCCGAGGCGGAACTCCGCACGGCACATACGGACAAGTCCGTCTATCGGCCCGGCGAGACCGTTCAGGTCACTTTGGAACTGCTTCCTTACCGAAAGTCCAAAATCGTGCAGAAAGCGCAGCTTACGCTCCCACAGCACTTGCCAGATGGGGACTACCAGTTAGTGATCACGGATGCGGCTGGACGTGAGGAACTGGAACTCGAGAGAAACCCTGCGCTCGGTCAGATCTCCGACTACGACGCCCTCGTGCGCTACTTGCGCCGAAACTTCCCTCGCAATCGCGTTTATGTGGTCTGTCTTGATCGCGACACAGGCTCTTCAGTGCGAGGACAGGAGTTGGCACGTTTACCCAGTAGCATCATCACGACCCTTGAGCAGTCCACCGAATCCCAGAATTATGCGCCGATCGCTGGAAACGTGGTGGTAGACGTGGATGCCGTCACAGACTTTGAAATTCAAGGTCGGTTGACACTTCCAATTACAATCTCGCGCAAAGGCCGCGATTAG
- a CDS encoding 4-hydroxy-tetrahydrodipicolinate reductase — translation MTSQQRIPIIVSGAYGRMGSAIIRLASERQDFEIVGLLERPERIKERPPMTIRGKEIPLVSDLKELHSPAGTVLIEFTTPAATRTHASLASQHNLKLVSGTTGLSDTDLAALHDAARTTAVLWASNMSLGVTVLTSLVEQLARRLQHFDIEIVEMHHRLKRDAPSGTALTLAQAAARGRALSFEEAARFGRKGMVGPRHAEEIGIHAVRGGDVVGDHTVIFAGEGERVEITHRAHSRDTFAAGALEAARFLADKSRGFYTMRDVLGL, via the coding sequence ATGACTTCGCAACAACGCATCCCAATCATTGTGAGTGGAGCCTACGGCCGAATGGGCTCTGCAATTATTCGGCTCGCCAGTGAACGCCAAGATTTTGAGATCGTCGGGCTGCTTGAGCGGCCCGAGCGGATCAAAGAGCGGCCCCCCATGACTATCCGCGGCAAAGAGATTCCGCTTGTGTCGGACCTGAAGGAACTCCATTCCCCTGCAGGCACCGTTTTGATCGAGTTCACGACACCAGCAGCTACACGGACTCACGCGTCCTTGGCCAGCCAACACAATCTCAAATTGGTCTCCGGAACGACGGGCCTCAGCGACACGGATTTAGCTGCCCTCCACGATGCAGCACGGACAACTGCCGTGCTTTGGGCCTCCAACATGAGTTTGGGCGTTACGGTGCTTACGTCGCTCGTTGAACAGCTTGCGCGGCGGCTACAGCATTTCGACATTGAAATCGTAGAAATGCACCATCGGCTGAAGCGCGACGCACCCAGCGGAACAGCACTTACCTTAGCTCAGGCTGCGGCACGAGGTCGCGCCCTTAGTTTTGAAGAGGCTGCACGCTTCGGTCGCAAGGGAATGGTGGGGCCCCGGCACGCGGAAGAAATCGGGATACACGCGGTGCGCGGCGGCGATGTGGTCGGGGATCACACAGTGATTTTTGCTGGTGAAGGCGAACGGGTGGAAATCACCCATCGCGCCCACAGTCGCGACACCTTCGCAGCTGGAGCACTCGAGGCGGCTCGTTTTCTTGCGGACAAGAGTCGTGGGTTCTACACGATGCGCGACGTTCTTGGTTTGTAG
- a CDS encoding UDP-glucose 4-epimerase, whose product MAKFLVTGGCGFIGSNIAEYLVREGHEVRILDNLSTGRRENIAGFIHQVELIEGDLLDPKVVEQAVSGVEYVLHQAALPSVQRSVEDPERSDRVNVGGTVTLLNACRKAGVRRVVYAASSSAYGDQPVPVKHEGLLPMPKSPYAVSKLAGEYYMQAFATCYGLETVCLRYFNVFGPRQDPTSEYSAVIPKFITRILRGEQPVIYGDGTQTRDFTYVENNVRANLAAAFAPNVSGRVFNVACGTSFSLLDLVREINSILGTKVEPIFAPPRKGDVRHSLADITAAKEAFGYEVTVDFREGLRRTIAWYREQLGL is encoded by the coding sequence ATGGCGAAATTTCTGGTAACGGGTGGATGCGGTTTTATCGGCTCAAACATTGCGGAGTACCTTGTCCGTGAGGGACACGAGGTCAGAATTCTTGACAATCTTTCGACGGGCAGGCGAGAGAACATTGCCGGATTTATCCACCAAGTGGAGCTGATCGAGGGCGATCTACTCGACCCAAAAGTTGTCGAACAAGCAGTTTCAGGAGTTGAATACGTTCTTCATCAGGCGGCTCTCCCGAGTGTTCAGCGTAGTGTGGAAGATCCTGAACGTTCCGACCGAGTAAATGTAGGCGGAACCGTTACCCTGCTGAACGCCTGTCGAAAAGCGGGGGTACGCCGCGTAGTCTACGCAGCTTCTTCCTCCGCGTACGGTGATCAACCCGTGCCCGTGAAACACGAAGGGCTCTTGCCGATGCCCAAATCGCCCTACGCCGTGAGCAAGTTGGCTGGGGAATATTACATGCAAGCGTTCGCGACGTGCTACGGCTTGGAGACGGTTTGTTTGCGCTATTTCAACGTATTTGGGCCCCGCCAAGATCCAACTTCCGAGTACAGCGCGGTTATCCCAAAGTTTATAACGCGAATTTTGCGCGGCGAGCAGCCAGTGATTTACGGCGATGGCACCCAAACCCGTGATTTTACCTACGTTGAAAACAACGTACGCGCCAATCTTGCGGCGGCCTTTGCTCCAAACGTATCCGGACGAGTGTTCAATGTTGCTTGCGGAACGTCTTTTAGCCTTCTTGATCTGGTGCGCGAAATCAATTCCATCTTGGGAACAAAGGTTGAACCGATCTTCGCACCTCCCCGCAAAGGCGATGTGCGCCACTCACTTGCAGACATCACCGCCGCGAAAGAAGCGTTCGGATACGAAGTAACCGTCGACTTCCGCGAAGGATTGCGGCGCACGATTGCGTGGTATCGCGAGCAGTTGGGATTGTAG
- a CDS encoding Putative lipoprotein: MLLAGLLFGLMNAGPVATAKSVGPIQPDLAIAAWNAKPKKGETTAALRQRVAKELRKMLATPPARLEDSDRWKLLAYLHDYPWRKLPASWKNWYLNTMPNPRLTEEQRLELLKSVQAKPLYRATPKELDVYLAWAQKEFPDLRHRVVHFARKRLGQPYEMYLLGEFPFEVYDPQPLFNLEKSDCVVFCEHTYAMALSANWKEFFQTLQKIRYKNGEIGMLTRNHYTEADWNKNNAWLVEDVTAKLGATTVTKYRERIDRAAFFAKFGIGQDIPVEILEDDYIPADAIPSVLDKLQDGDFVNIVRGNGPGVWVGHTGLVGHNEKGEVTFIHSTPPKVVEVPMLKYVEDNVKKNKERAKKGQAQFLGMKFLRLRTEQLEKK, translated from the coding sequence TTGTTGTTAGCCGGGCTCTTGTTCGGCCTGATGAATGCAGGACCCGTCGCAACAGCAAAAAGCGTCGGTCCGATCCAGCCAGATTTAGCTATTGCCGCTTGGAATGCCAAACCGAAGAAGGGTGAGACGACGGCTGCGCTTCGGCAGCGAGTGGCAAAAGAATTACGCAAAATGCTCGCCACACCACCGGCACGCCTTGAGGATTCCGATCGCTGGAAACTGCTCGCCTATCTTCATGATTATCCGTGGCGGAAACTTCCGGCCAGCTGGAAGAACTGGTATCTAAACACCATGCCCAATCCCCGCCTAACGGAGGAGCAGCGGCTGGAACTGTTGAAATCCGTGCAAGCCAAACCGCTCTACCGGGCGACACCTAAAGAGCTCGACGTTTACTTAGCTTGGGCCCAGAAAGAATTCCCCGACCTTAGACACCGAGTCGTGCATTTTGCACGCAAACGTCTTGGTCAGCCGTACGAAATGTATTTGTTGGGTGAGTTCCCCTTCGAGGTCTACGACCCACAGCCGTTATTCAACCTCGAGAAAAGCGACTGTGTGGTTTTCTGTGAGCACACCTACGCCATGGCGTTGAGCGCGAATTGGAAGGAATTCTTCCAGACACTCCAAAAAATCCGCTACAAAAACGGGGAGATCGGCATGCTCACCCGCAACCATTACACAGAGGCAGACTGGAACAAGAACAACGCATGGCTCGTGGAAGACGTCACCGCAAAATTGGGAGCGACAACCGTAACCAAGTATCGCGAGCGCATCGACCGCGCGGCTTTCTTTGCCAAGTTTGGTATCGGACAAGACATCCCCGTCGAGATTCTCGAAGATGACTACATTCCGGCGGATGCCATTCCGAGCGTATTGGATAAGCTGCAAGACGGCGACTTTGTGAATATTGTTCGTGGCAACGGACCAGGTGTTTGGGTCGGGCACACAGGTTTGGTGGGACACAACGAAAAGGGAGAAGTGACTTTTATCCATTCCACGCCTCCAAAAGTCGTAGAGGTCCCGATGCTGAAGTACGTCGAGGACAATGTGAAAAAGAATAAAGAGCGCGCTAAAAAGGGACAGGCGCAGTTCTTAGGAATGAAATTCCTGCGCCTTCGGACGGAACAGCTGGAAAAAAAATAG
- a CDS encoding Aspartokinase, with amino-acid sequence MALVVQKFGGSSVADPERIKHVARLAIREYERGNQVVVVVSAMGKTTDNLLNLAHQITDNPDPREIDMLISTGEQISIAMLAIAIQSMGYPAKSFTGPQVGIITDNAHRKAKIVHINDEKIRAELNAGKIVIVAGFQGVTGDNEITTLGRGGSDTTAVALAAALKADVCDIYTDVDGVYTADPRIVKNARKLERISYDEMLELASLGAKVLHSRSVEFAKNYNVPIHVRSSFVDVPGTMVVKEVKEMEDIVVSGVAYNRNEAKISILGVPDRPGIAAEIFGALGARNIVVDMIIQNVGANGLNDISFTVSKEDLNEALKVANEVAKKIGAREVVHDSKIAKVSVVGVGMKSHANVAGTMFRALAKNNINIDMISTSEIKISCVIREEDVDKAVQAIHEEFELAEASRA; translated from the coding sequence TTGGCACTCGTAGTCCAGAAATTCGGAGGGTCAAGCGTTGCCGATCCCGAGCGGATCAAGCACGTGGCGCGTTTGGCCATCAGGGAGTATGAGCGGGGAAACCAAGTGGTTGTGGTTGTGTCCGCGATGGGCAAAACCACGGACAATCTGCTCAATCTCGCACATCAAATCACAGACAATCCCGATCCCCGCGAAATCGACATGCTCATCTCCACAGGTGAGCAAATCTCAATCGCGATGCTGGCTATTGCCATTCAGTCGATGGGATATCCGGCGAAGTCATTCACTGGGCCTCAAGTTGGAATCATCACGGACAATGCTCACAGAAAGGCAAAAATCGTCCATATTAACGACGAGAAAATCCGGGCGGAGCTCAACGCGGGAAAAATCGTGATCGTTGCCGGATTTCAAGGCGTCACCGGCGACAATGAGATCACAACGCTCGGTCGTGGCGGAAGCGATACGACTGCGGTTGCGCTTGCTGCGGCACTCAAAGCCGATGTCTGTGATATCTACACGGATGTGGATGGCGTCTACACCGCCGACCCACGTATTGTAAAGAATGCGCGTAAACTCGAGCGTATTTCGTATGACGAAATGCTCGAACTCGCAAGCCTTGGGGCAAAGGTTCTCCACTCAAGAAGCGTCGAATTCGCAAAGAACTACAACGTGCCCATCCATGTGCGCTCCAGCTTTGTGGATGTGCCCGGCACAATGGTTGTAAAGGAGGTTAAGGAAATGGAAGATATCGTTGTCAGCGGCGTAGCATACAATCGCAATGAAGCAAAGATTTCGATCTTAGGTGTCCCGGATCGGCCGGGCATCGCTGCCGAGATCTTCGGTGCACTGGGGGCCAGAAATATCGTCGTCGATATGATCATCCAAAATGTGGGTGCCAACGGACTGAATGACATTTCGTTCACAGTTTCAAAAGAAGATCTCAACGAAGCCCTGAAAGTCGCCAATGAGGTCGCGAAGAAGATCGGAGCTCGGGAAGTCGTCCACGACAGCAAGATCGCAAAAGTCTCAGTGGTTGGCGTTGGAATGAAGAGTCATGCCAATGTTGCAGGGACTATGTTCCGAGCGCTGGCAAAGAACAATATCAACATCGATATGATCAGTACTTCCGAAATCAAGATCTCGTGCGTCATCCGCGAAGAAGACGTCGATAAGGCGGTGCAAGCCATTCACGAGGAATTCGAGCTTGCGGAGGCGTCGAGAGCATGA
- a CDS encoding RNA polymerase sigma factor RpoD, whose protein sequence is MRANINEEMSAYLAEISKYKVLTREEEVELFRRLEAGDETAREEIVAANLRFVVKIALKYAGRGIPISDLVQEGNIGLLEVVDKFDYRRGYRFSTYAAFWIRQAIEVAVRKQCHMIRLPIRKSRLLGHVTEAVQNFVHAHGRQPTTRELALLLDVDEQKLAELLQVRDAVISLDAELSKSDDEATGLYTILRDTRTASPADQFAEREKAELVQKALATLSPRERSILKLRFGLGAREDNSLRATSKVVGLSQEGVRRIERRALSKLRRGKARELLASVA, encoded by the coding sequence ATGAGAGCAAACATCAACGAAGAGATGAGTGCCTACCTTGCCGAGATTAGTAAGTACAAGGTGCTTACGCGCGAGGAAGAGGTCGAACTTTTTCGCCGCCTTGAAGCAGGTGACGAGACCGCACGAGAGGAAATTGTCGCTGCAAATTTGCGTTTCGTGGTCAAAATTGCGCTAAAATATGCGGGGCGTGGAATCCCGATTAGCGACTTAGTCCAAGAAGGCAATATTGGCTTACTTGAGGTCGTGGATAAATTCGACTATCGCCGTGGCTACCGCTTCTCCACTTATGCTGCCTTTTGGATTCGACAAGCGATTGAGGTGGCTGTGCGCAAGCAGTGCCACATGATCCGTTTGCCCATTCGCAAGAGCCGCTTGCTTGGACACGTCACGGAGGCTGTCCAGAACTTCGTCCACGCCCACGGGCGACAACCTACCACACGCGAATTAGCGCTGCTGCTTGACGTGGACGAACAGAAGCTTGCGGAGCTTTTGCAGGTGCGCGATGCAGTGATTTCCTTAGATGCCGAGCTCAGCAAATCTGACGATGAGGCGACCGGGCTCTACACGATTCTCCGCGACACTCGTACTGCTTCTCCTGCGGACCAGTTTGCTGAACGCGAAAAGGCTGAACTGGTTCAAAAGGCGCTTGCCACCCTTTCGCCGCGTGAGCGCTCCATTCTGAAGCTTCGTTTCGGATTAGGGGCTCGAGAAGATAACAGCCTGCGGGCCACAAGCAAAGTGGTGGGACTTAGCCAGGAGGGCGTGCGAAGAATTGAACGCCGTGCATTATCGAAGCTACGTCGGGGCAAAGCACGGGAACTGTTGGCATCCGTTGCCTAA